A genomic region of Scyliorhinus canicula chromosome 4, sScyCan1.1, whole genome shotgun sequence contains the following coding sequences:
- the LOC119964172 gene encoding gastrotropin-like, translating into MAFSGKYEVASQENYDEFMKVLKYSADIIEKGRNAKVITEVTQNGNNFTWSQVYPGGKTMKNTFVIGQESEMETMDGKKFKATVQMEGNKIVCDFPNYHHTSEIEGANLVETSTCSGVAYKRISKKIA; encoded by the exons ATGGCTTTCTCCGGCAAGTATGAAGTTGCAAGTCAGGAAAACTACGATGAGTTTATGAAGGTCCTGA AATATTCTGCTGATATCATTGAGAAGGGAAGGAATGCCAAGGTAATCACTGAAGTGACCCAAAATGGAAATAATTTTACTTGGTCCCAAGTTTATCCGGGAGGTAAAACCATGAAGAACACGTTTGTGATTGGCCAGGAATCAGAGATGGAAACTATGGATGGCAAGAAATTCAAG GCAACAGTTCAAatggaaggaaataagatagtttGTGACTTTCCAAACTATCACCATACTTCAGAGATTGAAGGAGCAAATCTTGTTGAG ACCTCCACATGCAGCGGTGTTGCTTACAAGAGAATTAGCAAGAAAATTGCCTGA